A part of Candidatus Binatia bacterium genomic DNA contains:
- the rplV gene encoding 50S ribosomal protein L22 codes for MQAKAIARYIRVTPRKADQVLQLIRGKRVDQATEILDFTPKHVAKVIGKVMKSAVANAVAMEGKINIEHMHVKEAVAQAGPTLKRFLPRAQGRATPILKRTCHILVVVEGDVVDVPAPSRRG; via the coding sequence ATGCAGGCGAAAGCGATCGCGCGATACATCCGGGTGACGCCGCGGAAGGCGGACCAGGTGCTGCAGCTCATCCGCGGGAAGCGCGTGGATCAGGCGACCGAGATCCTCGACTTCACGCCGAAGCACGTGGCCAAGGTGATCGGCAAGGTCATGAAGTCGGCGGTGGCGAACGCCGTGGCCATGGAAGGGAAGATCAACATCGAGCACATGCACGTGAAGGAAGCGGTGGCGCAGGCGGGACCGACGCTGAAGCGGTTCCTCCCCCGCGCGCAGGGTCGCGCGACGCCGATTCTCAAGCGCACGTGCCACATCCTGGTCGTGGTCGAAGGCGACGTCGTGGACGTTCCCGCGCCCTCGCGGCGCGGT
- the rpsS gene encoding 30S ribosomal protein S19 translates to MSRSIKKGPFVEPKLLKKIEGMNKANERRVVKTWARRSTISPEFVGHTLAVHNGNKFIPVYITENMVGHKLGEFAATRIFRGHGSSEKAATSPAPAK, encoded by the coding sequence ATGAGTCGTTCGATCAAAAAGGGTCCCTTCGTCGAGCCGAAGCTCTTGAAGAAGATCGAGGGCATGAACAAGGCGAACGAGCGCCGCGTGGTCAAGACCTGGGCGCGCCGCTCGACGATCTCGCCCGAGTTCGTGGGCCACACGCTGGCGGTCCACAACGGCAACAAGTTCATCCCCGTGTACATCACGGAAAACATGGTCGGCCACAAGCTGGGCGAGTTCGCCGCGACGCGGATCTTCCGCGGCCACGGCTCGTCCGAGAAGGCCGCGACGTCGCCGGCTCCGGCGAAGTAG